Proteins encoded in a region of the Desulfovermiculus halophilus DSM 18834 genome:
- a CDS encoding helicase-related protein — MLKLEQISAGQQVTGIEQDKIVRIVSTEKLGEHAINAIYRDGSGRLGERMLFRSDEPTISLAESGCPWGFDAPAQDFKLALEAQRIKLAYLFDPMMAVHTSNVDPLPHQITAVYQHMLTKQPLRFVLADDPGAGKTIMAGLFVRELIMRGDTKRILVVCPGGLVEQWQDELYEKFGLIFSIFTRDMMNNSHSGNPFEDQDRIIARMDQLARSDELYEKLANTEWDLIIVDEAHKMSASYFGNKVTKTKRFLLGELLSTRTRHFLLMTATPHNGKEADFQLFMSLLDGDRFYGRFRDGVHQVDISDMLRRMVKEELLKFDGTPLFPERRAITATYRLSDLESELYALVTDYVKNEMNKADNLDGKRRGSVGFALTMLQRRLASSPEAIYQSLKRRRQRLERRIEDEKVQHRGHLVAETYAEFGVDNFEDADEQLSESEFENLADTLVDQATAARTIEELENEVATLRSLESKAKTVVHSGKDCKWEQLSSILQDDDRMKDSRGKRLKLIIFTEHKDTLRYLRDRIADLFGDHDTVLTIHGGMGRDQRRKTQETFRFDPGALILVATDAAGEGVNLQNASLMVNYDLPWNPNRLEQRFGRIHRIGQTEICHLWNMVAMDTREGDVFYRLFQKLDNERQALGGRVFDILGEVFEGKSLKDMLVEAIRYGDDPEVRARLEKQVEGALDTQHLREIMNRNALAEEVMTREQLYAVKEELEKAEARKLQPHFVRAFFMEAFQAFQGELRQRETGRYEIRYVPGVVRERDRVIGGRDPVLKRYERICFERHLVRVYGKPMASLVHPGHPLMAALTDLIIEAHANKFKQGTIFVDPTDETDTPKVLVMLDHAVRESAYGQNERQVASRRIQFVQIDSQGAVTNAGWAPHLDMEPLADSDQVLIQDVLNQPWLSDTLEQQALSYAAEKLVPEHFQEIKEQRERQVKKILDAVHERLTKEIDHWQDRYFHLKEAMEAGKQPRMQPENARRRAEELRARLEQRTKELMAKRSVVSSSPVVVGAALVVPAGLLARRKGQDEALFSQDAHRRKHIEQIAMHRVMEHEQTQGYKVKDVSAEKCGWDVSAYKEGHADRHIEVKGRGKGQSTITVTRNEIMYALNQEDKFWLAVVFVDEDDTPDGPYYVQKPFKVEPDWGVASLNYDVNELLTL, encoded by the coding sequence ATGCTCAAACTGGAGCAGATCTCCGCTGGTCAGCAGGTCACAGGCATTGAACAGGACAAGATTGTCCGCATAGTCTCCACAGAAAAGCTGGGCGAACACGCTATCAATGCCATTTATCGGGATGGTTCCGGTCGCCTGGGGGAGCGAATGCTCTTTCGCTCGGACGAACCGACCATCTCCCTGGCTGAGTCTGGCTGCCCCTGGGGTTTTGATGCCCCGGCCCAGGATTTCAAACTGGCTCTGGAAGCCCAGCGCATAAAACTGGCCTACCTTTTTGACCCCATGATGGCGGTACACACCTCCAACGTGGACCCCCTCCCGCATCAAATTACAGCTGTGTATCAGCACATGCTCACCAAACAGCCCCTGCGCTTTGTGCTGGCCGACGACCCCGGTGCGGGCAAAACCATCATGGCCGGTCTATTTGTTCGCGAACTGATCATGCGCGGAGACACCAAGCGCATTCTGGTGGTCTGCCCCGGAGGCTTGGTGGAACAGTGGCAGGATGAGCTGTATGAAAAATTCGGGCTGATCTTTTCCATCTTCACCCGGGACATGATGAATAACTCCCATTCCGGAAATCCCTTTGAAGATCAGGACCGGATCATTGCCAGGATGGATCAGCTGGCCAGAAGCGATGAGCTCTATGAAAAGTTGGCCAATACCGAGTGGGACCTGATCATTGTGGATGAGGCCCACAAGATGTCTGCCAGCTACTTTGGCAACAAGGTGACCAAGACCAAGCGCTTCCTGCTTGGTGAGCTATTGTCCACCCGGACCCGACATTTCCTGCTCATGACCGCAACACCCCACAATGGCAAGGAAGCGGACTTTCAGCTCTTCATGTCTCTCTTGGACGGAGACCGTTTCTACGGCCGGTTTCGGGACGGAGTGCATCAGGTGGACATCTCGGACATGCTGCGGCGCATGGTCAAAGAAGAGCTACTCAAATTCGACGGCACGCCCCTGTTCCCTGAGCGCCGGGCCATCACCGCTACCTACCGCCTATCTGACCTGGAATCCGAACTCTATGCCCTGGTCACTGACTACGTCAAAAACGAAATGAACAAGGCCGACAATCTGGACGGCAAGCGCAGGGGATCTGTGGGCTTTGCCCTGACCATGCTCCAGCGCCGCCTGGCCTCCTCCCCGGAAGCCATATACCAGTCCTTAAAACGCAGGCGGCAGCGCCTGGAACGGCGCATAGAAGATGAAAAGGTCCAGCACCGAGGTCATTTGGTGGCTGAAACCTATGCCGAGTTCGGGGTTGATAATTTTGAGGATGCCGATGAACAACTCTCAGAATCAGAATTTGAAAATCTGGCCGATACCCTGGTGGACCAGGCCACCGCAGCCAGGACCATAGAAGAGCTGGAAAATGAAGTGGCCACCTTAAGGTCTTTGGAAAGCAAGGCCAAAACCGTGGTCCACTCCGGGAAGGACTGCAAATGGGAACAGCTTTCCTCTATCTTGCAGGACGACGACCGGATGAAGGATTCCAGGGGCAAAAGACTCAAGCTTATCATCTTTACTGAGCACAAGGACACTCTAAGATACTTAAGAGACCGCATAGCCGATCTGTTCGGAGATCATGACACAGTGCTGACCATCCATGGAGGCATGGGCAGAGACCAGCGCCGCAAGACCCAGGAAACCTTTCGTTTTGACCCAGGGGCTCTCATTCTGGTGGCCACGGACGCGGCAGGGGAAGGAGTGAACCTGCAAAACGCCAGCCTGATGGTAAATTACGACCTGCCATGGAATCCGAACCGCCTGGAACAGCGCTTTGGCCGCATTCACCGCATTGGCCAGACCGAGATCTGCCACCTGTGGAACATGGTGGCCATGGACACCCGGGAAGGCGACGTCTTTTACCGCTTGTTTCAAAAACTTGATAATGAACGCCAGGCCTTGGGCGGACGGGTCTTTGATATTTTGGGCGAGGTCTTTGAAGGCAAATCCCTTAAAGACATGCTGGTGGAGGCCATCCGCTACGGAGACGATCCCGAGGTCCGGGCCAGACTGGAGAAGCAGGTGGAAGGCGCCCTGGATACCCAGCACTTGCGAGAGATCATGAACCGCAACGCCCTGGCCGAAGAAGTCATGACCAGGGAGCAGCTCTATGCAGTCAAAGAAGAACTGGAAAAGGCCGAGGCCAGAAAACTCCAGCCACATTTTGTGCGCGCCTTCTTCATGGAGGCCTTTCAGGCCTTTCAAGGCGAGCTGCGCCAGCGGGAAACCGGCAGGTATGAGATACGCTATGTGCCAGGAGTTGTCCGGGAACGGGACCGGGTTATCGGGGGCCGGGACCCGGTCTTGAAAAGATATGAACGGATCTGCTTTGAGCGCCACCTGGTCCGGGTGTACGGCAAGCCCATGGCCAGCCTGGTCCATCCCGGCCATCCCCTTATGGCCGCTTTGACCGACCTGATCATCGAGGCCCACGCCAACAAGTTCAAGCAAGGAACCATCTTTGTCGATCCCACAGATGAGACCGACACCCCCAAGGTCCTGGTCATGCTGGACCATGCAGTGCGAGAGAGCGCCTATGGCCAGAACGAGCGCCAGGTTGCCTCCAGACGCATCCAGTTTGTGCAGATCGATTCCCAGGGCGCGGTGACCAATGCCGGATGGGCGCCGCACCTGGATATGGAACCCCTGGCTGACAGCGACCAGGTCCTGATCCAAGATGTATTAAATCAGCCCTGGCTCAGCGACACCCTTGAGCAGCAGGCCCTTTCCTACGCCGCTGAAAAGCTTGTTCCTGAGCACTTCCAGGAGATCAAAGAACAAAGGGAACGCCAGGTCAAAAAAATCCTGGATGCAGTACATGAGCGATTGACCAAAGAAATTGATCATTGGCAGGATCGATACTTTCACCTTAAAGAAGCCATGGAGGCCGGCAAGCAGCCCCGCATGCAGCCGGAAAACGCCAGGCGCAGGGCGGAAGAGCTCCGCGCCCGCCTGGAACAGCGGACCAAGGAGCTCATGGCCAAACGCAGCGTGGTCTCCAGTTCCCCTGTGGTGGTGGGCGCTGCCTTGGTTGTTCCGGCCGGACTTCTGGCCAGGCGCAAAGGACAGGATGAGGCCCTGTTCAGTCAGGATGCCCATAGACGGAAGCACATAGAGCAAATCGCGATGCACAGAGTCATGGAGCATGAACAGACTCAAGGGTACAAGGTCAAAGACGTCTCTGCTGAAAAATGCGGCTGGGATGTTTCAGCCTACAAGGAAGGCCATGCAGACCGGCATATTGAGGTCAAGGGCCGGGGCAAGGGGCAGAGCACCATCACTGTAACTCGCAATGAGATCATGTACGCCCTGAATCAGGAAGATAAGTTCTGGTTGGCCGTGGTCTTTGTGGACGAGGACGATACACCGGACGGCCCCTACTATGTGCAAAAACCCTTCAAGGTTGAACCTGACTGGGGAGTAGCCAGCCTGAATTATGATGTTAACGAATTGCTCACTCTGTGA
- a CDS encoding lactate utilization protein, whose amino-acid sequence MSDSALQTYWRGKLETVQAVLEDNNFKVWIADSLDQAATLFWSKIFDQVQPQSVSFGGSMTVVDSGLYADLKKRTDIKVLDTYDTSAPKEEFLERRRQALLSDLFITSTNAVTKEGHLVNLDGLGNRVAALTFGPRHVALLIGRNKIVTDMDQAIERIKDFAAPANTIRLNKKTPCVKTFQCEDCSSPDRICNTWTITEKCNPPERIKIILINQDVGY is encoded by the coding sequence ATGAGCGATTCCGCCCTGCAGACGTATTGGCGCGGGAAGCTGGAAACCGTGCAGGCCGTGCTGGAAGACAACAACTTCAAGGTCTGGATAGCCGATTCACTCGATCAGGCCGCAACCTTGTTCTGGTCCAAGATTTTTGATCAGGTTCAGCCCCAGAGTGTTTCCTTCGGCGGGTCCATGACCGTGGTCGACTCCGGGCTCTACGCTGACCTCAAAAAGCGTACGGACATCAAGGTCCTTGACACCTACGACACGTCCGCCCCCAAGGAAGAGTTCCTGGAACGTCGGCGGCAGGCTCTGCTCTCAGATCTGTTCATCACCAGTACCAATGCCGTGACCAAGGAAGGGCATCTGGTCAATCTGGACGGCCTGGGCAACCGGGTCGCCGCTCTCACCTTCGGGCCCAGGCACGTGGCCCTGCTCATCGGACGGAACAAGATCGTTACCGACATGGACCAGGCCATTGAGCGGATCAAGGATTTTGCCGCTCCGGCCAACACCATCCGGCTGAACAAGAAAACGCCCTGCGTGAAGACCTTTCAGTGCGAGGACTGCTCCAGTCCGGACCGAATTTGCAACACCTGGACCATTACTGAAAAGTGCAACCCTCCGGAAAGGATAAAGATTATCCTCATCAACCAGGACGTGGGCTACTAA
- the rpmH gene encoding 50S ribosomal protein L34, with amino-acid sequence MKRTFQPSKVSRKRTHGFLVRSRTKGGRAVLRRRRAKGRKRLAV; translated from the coding sequence ATGAAGCGCACATTTCAGCCCAGCAAGGTGAGCCGGAAGCGAACCCACGGCTTTCTGGTCCGTTCCCGGACCAAGGGCGGGCGGGCCGTCCTGCGCAGACGCCGGGCCAAGGGCCGTAAGCGTCTGGCAGTGTAG
- the rnpA gene encoding ribonuclease P protein component produces MYCCCPAQGEEGPAPRALSFSYPRSLRLTHRTQYVACYQGGKKFHSSNFLLFVRRREDDGARVRFGTAVSKKIGKAAQRNRVKRLLREFFRRHQHEVQADLDIVAVPKRHIPVAKLGYASVERELKPVVDKVVTSVR; encoded by the coding sequence ATGTATTGCTGCTGTCCGGCCCAGGGAGAAGAGGGGCCTGCACCGCGGGCCCTCTCGTTCTCGTATCCTCGATCCCTTCGTCTTACCCATCGCACCCAGTATGTCGCCTGTTATCAGGGAGGGAAGAAATTCCATTCCTCCAATTTTCTCCTTTTTGTCCGCAGACGGGAGGATGATGGGGCCAGGGTCCGTTTCGGCACGGCAGTGAGCAAAAAAATAGGCAAGGCCGCGCAGCGGAACAGGGTCAAAAGGCTGCTCCGGGAATTCTTTCGCCGACATCAACATGAGGTGCAGGCAGATCTGGACATAGTTGCTGTGCCCAAACGCCATATACCAGTCGCGAAATTGGGGTATGCATCCGTTGAGCGGGAACTGAAACCAGTCGTGGACAAGGTCGTCACCAGTGTACGCTGA
- the yidD gene encoding membrane protein insertion efficiency factor YidD, producing MYAELQAGYLVRKLCIGLVRMYQVAVSPFLPGSCRFIPSCSEYAIEAFALHGFFRGLGLTLGRVLRCHPLARGGLDPVPEIEPVGKGDRSTCAYALHSSAGRESRSPAGVCPAERDVIY from the coding sequence GTGTACGCTGAGCTGCAGGCCGGATATTTGGTCCGAAAACTGTGCATCGGCTTGGTACGCATGTACCAGGTTGCCGTATCTCCATTCCTTCCTGGAAGCTGCCGCTTTATTCCATCCTGCTCCGAATACGCGATAGAGGCTTTTGCCCTGCACGGATTTTTTCGGGGGCTTGGGCTCACCCTGGGACGGGTGCTCAGATGTCATCCTCTGGCTCGCGGCGGCCTGGATCCTGTTCCCGAAATCGAGCCGGTCGGAAAAGGCGACAGAAGCACCTGCGCCTATGCCTTGCACTCAAGTGCCGGGAGGGAAAGCCGGAGCCCTGCCGGAGTTTGCCCAGCGGAGCGTGACGTTATTTATTAA